From the genome of Prunus persica cultivar Lovell chromosome G8, Prunus_persica_NCBIv2, whole genome shotgun sequence:
GAAATTGTAAAATTAGGGAATTGTTATTCTAgaagtattatttttcttgacgGAGTGGTTGGAATTTGTGTGCGATTAACATTTAGAACTACCGAAATCTCCATTATCATAATTGCATGTtctctatttttatatttcgaATCAACCTTATAATAAATCTTTATTCATACGATTTAAATGCATAACAACCTCCTCTAACTAGATATAGACTATGCACATGAACCAAATAATTATTTGTTGATTTGGTCTacttttgaatatatttatgGCTCAATTGGCACATGTTGGAGGCTTTCATGCCCTTTGATTCTTCTGGAGTTGGAAACATGAGAATTATTTTAGAAGCAGTCTTGCTTGCATTATACACCAGCTACAATTGTGTCATCCAGAATTAAAACCGAATGAATATTATAGGTGAACCGGACTCTGACATTGCAACTAATCTTAGGTAAGTGCAAGACAAAGAATTAATAAATCGGGGAGTAAAttcctttattttaataattttaattttaattttgggataatatatatatgtatacatatatttatttatttattatttttgtcctTCTCGATGGTGCAAGAATTTTATGCCGAAAGGATTGGGTCAATTTAGAGCACCGTGATTgacattatattttcttcaatcGATTATCGAAgtgattaaattaataataattgtaGTTAGGTGAGAGTAGAATAAGTCTTTTAATGATAGCTTGGAAGCAGTCGAAATAAGACAATTTGCAAGTGGAAATGAACCTAAGATTTgtgtcattttcattttcaccgtccaaaatcattataaaaaaaattattataggTAATAATTTCCCTGATACAAATAGATTTTTAacaccttaattaattaaaaattaaaattaaaatattggtCGAGAACTGCACAATGCTTGAGTTATAATCTTTTCCCGCCAATCCCGTGATTTGGTCCTATGCTTagacaattaaattaaactgtCCTCATTCTACtcgccttttttttttggtcaaaccTACTCGcctgtttgttttttggtcaaaCCTACTCGCCTGCTAGTAAGGATAGGAATATTGGCCGAAACGGCATCCAATCAAATTCGAGACTAATCTCCTACcattttatcatattttactgtttttctgtttttaagttgaaacttgaaagtaaAAGGCCAACTAATGTAGTGATCTGGAGTAATTACTTTCTTAAGTAAGATTCAGGGTTTGAGTTATAGTATTCATGCAAAGTGTGTGTAGACCTGACAATATTGTGCACGACTTGTTAACACGATACGAATtcgaaaaaaatttcaatatttggGCTCGGGATAGCAACACTCTCGTTGCCAAAAGCAATCACATCACCACCCTGTCATCAActcaattttgaaaatccCCATCatactcttcttctttttatcttttaattgaattttttaaaataaatttgcagCTTGGaattcaaatatgaaactttaaaattatgaTGAACATTAGTCATGCTTATGATAAGTTTTGGGGAGAGAGAAGGTGTGGTTGGTGAAGAAGGCTGGGACGGGGGCGGAGTTACTAAGTTTTGGGGTGGGGTTGGTGATGGTTGGAGGGTGGTGGGGATTAATGCTGCGGGTTGGgcattttttattgatttagtagccatatcttcttcttcctgatTGATTGAGTAATTAGGATTaagagaggaggagagaaatgGGAGAGGGGGTTGCGCAGTGGTTGGTTTTGtgcttggtttcattttatttatttcatttttaatttttaaaatttttaatagGTGAAACGGTTCGTGTCAACTTGTGTCATGTGATTCGCGATTATAATGAGTAGTGTTtgtgtttgatattttctaCTCGTTTTCTTAAAGGGTCGTATTTTGTCaacccattaaaaaaattgagttaACACAAACACTGCAAATATAACACAAATATTAAGCCTAAATgtataaatttattatattattgacCTTCTAAATAGAAAAGTTCCtctgaaaattgaaacttcaaaaagaagaagagcctACAAGCTGCGACTGAAGACGCGCGTGTAGGCTGCGGATAAGAGTAAACGGCCAAAAAGAAAGTCAGATATTGTGGTGGGCTCCGCCATCTCGCAGACCGCGTGAAAGTGGCTCCCACATTTTGATCTCTCAATCAAACGCGATAAAACGCGAGAGAGATGCGGACTTGGCGATTATTATGATATTAGTAGTAGTAGTACGGGTCCTTGCTTTTTCCCAATTGCTGacttttgaaatttctttcttctatctttttatttttttttattaaaaagaaaatatgatatGTACactttaaatttgaaatgcaTCGTCTTCTTCCATCACATCTCATGCctcttttttcactttttctaGTAGGGTCATGACATTTAATTAGCCTTTAACAATATTATGTCATCTCACATTTGAAATatgttggtttttattttatgagaaAGTTTGCTAATATTTAGATGGGATTTCGATGTGAAAGCGTAATAGACCAGAATATGTCTGAACATCTAGCATTTCACATCTTATATTTATGAGATTCCATTTAAGCGTAATAAACCAGAGTATGTCTGTGCATCTAATCTTTCACATCTTACATTTATAAGATCCCATTTAAGAAAGAATGACAAATACTAATTACTTTTTTTCACAATTCTTAAGGTTATTGTTACCACATAAAATATTGGATTTCAAATTCACTTTTATTCAAAGTGTATACCAAAAACCTTTGACAGAGCCATCAATTTTAAGGTGGactgaaacttttttttgggtaacttttatttttcaataagaaaGAATCTGCGTTACTCATCTTTcaattgcttttatttttttgactttGTATGATGCATAATACTTGAAGCCTAAGTTATCCGAGCTGATAAGTGGATAAGGTTCAATTCTTGGTGTTTGGACAAATTGCATCCCAAACTTTCTTATTTGCTCCTTGAGGCTTTGGGAAATTTCAACACTACAGATCTGGGCCGTCACCTGACCAAGCCGATTGACTGATTGGTAAGAAATAATTGGGCTTAAATTATTAGTTGTTGGGGCCTCTCTGCATTGAAGTGCTAACAAAGCGAAAATTGCATAAACCCACGACAAATAAACAGAACAGTAGGAACACGACAACTTGATTGAGCATTCAACAAATTAATTCCTTTTTGCTTTGCTTATGGTCAGGTCAATTTGAGAAATAATGCCAAGCTAGCTACGCCTTACATGCCTACTGACCTATTACATTCAAATCATGGACAATCATAAGGCTAAGTAGCTTTCTGCCTTTTTTTCAAAGGCTTAGGTTTATGATTAGGTTTCGAGGTTTGCGAACGGTTTCAGAATAAGTTTGGAAGCTACGGATTTTGGTTCGAGACttgaatttagggtttggaatactaaaataattttttaggaattttaaataattgaaactatttttaaaataattttagaaattaaaaataattttaaagtccaaaaagttaTTTGagataatttaatataattaattactatttattaagtacattatgaaattaattaaagtatTTAAATGCAAATTATTCACTAAACAAATAatgtttaaataattttttggtcattggattttacaggaaaattcaatttggtcattaaaaaaaaaaatgcagtcAAATTGGTCACTGTGTTTTCTAAAGTTTACAATTTGTAAACATTATGTTATCTTCCATTAAGTTTAGGGGTGTATCCAATTCATACTTATAAagactttttttaagtgagTGACTTTCATAGAGATGGCAAATTCTTAAATACTTTTATAGAGTTGATAAAAGTCACTAGTAAATTGGCAAGACTTTTGCTCTTAACAATTAGCCTTAAAAGTATAGAAAAGTCATTCATTTAAtaagctttttaaaagtcattaactttttggataccaccaaacttttacatactttttaaaagtcataactgaataccaccaaacttttaaatactttttaaaagtcacaattgaataccactagacttttatatactctttaaaagtctaaattgaatacatctAGAAGTTTAAACTCTATAAAAGTTTGAATTGGATACACCCTCCGTActtaaaagtttgaattggATACACTCTCCGtagtttttacttttatttttttagaaagcACTTTCAGTCTTCTTcctaagaaaaattaaaaagttagaccaaattaaaatgaaatcaacaaCTTATGATCAATATATTTTGGTGCTCTATCACCTTGATTACATCTCATTGTCATCCAAAGTCGCAATACGGTTATCACTTAATCTATTCAAGCTTCACTATAGAGTACCAAAATATAGAAATTTGATCGCACCAATATAATAGGGGAACAAGATTGAACATGCTTtctataaaactaaaaataaaaactacacttaacaaaagataatgaaatgtctataaattgtaaactttGGAAAACACAGTGACCAATTtggctaaatttttttctcagtgaccaaattgaattttcgtGTAAAACCCAGTGATCAAAAAGATATttaaccaaataaataataaacgAAAATATACTCGAATATtaatgctctaaactactcttatcgatAAACGAAAATCagggaaaaaatttaaaagaagaaaaggatccttaaaaaatatatataaagagtatagccgatcggctatactatgtaaaaaaaaaatagaaaaaatcgAGTAGAGCCGGGTGGCTATATTTTAAAGAAACATTAATAAAATAGAGTATAGCCAGGCGGCcatacaattttttaaaaaaataaggtaaaaaaccgagtatagccgtgcggctatacgatgcattaaaaaagaaaaagaggaccGCCCTGCAGTCAGGCGTCCACATGTCAAAATATGTATAGCTGGGTGGCTatacaatttattaaaaataaaaaaagggtataaccgatcggctatactatttatttatttattttaaaaaggacTCGACTAGCTATTGGGCGTCCACTTGTCAAACtcagtatagccgggcggctatactatttaaaaaaggGCAAAAACTGGGCAGCCTAGGtgtcaaaataagtatagccaggcggctatacttgttttttgaaaaattgaaaaaaatcgAGCAGACAAATGAGTAACCAGCAGCTGGAGGCCATGATCTTTCTCCCAGGGAGACCTGAATTGAAGCATGACCAATCTTGCTCATGTTCATTATGGTGCCAGAGAAATATTTTCTGAATCCTCCATGAGGATTAACCTTTCCATCATGTCAACAAGTGTACGACCTGACTTCATCAGCCTCATTTGCAACACATAACGAATAAGCATTCGAAGTTCTGATGCATGACCTGCCACCACATATATAACAAACctttttatacaaaattaaCGAAGTCGCACCACCCTTAATTGCTAAAACTCAATTCCCACAATGAGAACTAGAAAGAGAAAGTGAATAATTCAATACACGACGCAATTCCTACCTGTATGCCCCAAGAACTTCCACTAATTCTGATGATATTGGTTGCTGCAACAAGCAACAAAGTGAAAGTAATTCTTGCTCCGGAACGCAATTCACAACAGTCACAGCATACTCgagaatttttaaaagtatatgtCCTGAAAAGATGGAGGAAAACCGGCCGTATTTAGGATGAAAAGTGGAACAGTCCGTAACTACTGGCACAACTTGTAGTTTTCAAGATGacttgaaaatattttgaacaTTCTATTTAGAACTTCTGCCTGCAACTCCCTGTTATCTGCTTCGAGGAAAATGTCCTGCAACATCTGAACTGCTTCAAGGTCTTTAACTTTATGATTGTCCTTTTCCCAAACTTCATCAGCCAATCTGTCTGAAGATGGTGTaccagtatagccgcccggctatactatttatttttttttcaaaataacttAAAAACCATGTATAGCCGGTCGGTTATACTGCATAAAACATATTAACAAACAATCATAcagtataatttttttagtatagcagcgcggctatactcttcaaatatattcgaatattttgacaGTATGGCAGCTTGGCTGTACGTATAAAATACATcggaatattttaaaagtatagccgagcggctatacggcaatattgttttctttttttgtaattaagtaatatcttagctttttttaaatactaaataaaaattgaaatataattactaattaaagtagcGATTGGCTCCTTGAAGGCTTTGCCAAAGTTGAACACTAGAGATCTGACCAGTTGACTGATCGGTAAGAAATAACTGGGTTTAAAGTTTTCGTTGTTGGGGCCTCTCCCAATTGAAGTGCTAAAATGATCTCAACCCACAACAACTTAATTGAGCattcaacaaattaatatttgaGGCATCATTATCTCTTGTGCCTGAGATAAAATTAGTTCGTTTTTGCTGTGCTTATGGTCAGGTCAATTTGAGAAATAATTAATGCCTACTGAGCTAGTACATTCAAATCATGCTCAATCATAGTGCAAAGCAGCTTTCTGCCTTTTTCTCAAGCAGGCAGGCCTGTTGTATATGTTCTCATATAATATAGTCATGTAGTCCCAGTAGGACAACACATGCAAGGATTGTTATTATGGCATTTTCTTTGTGTCCTTTGTAGTACTAGTGGTAGTTGGACTGAAACGTTACAAACTTAAAAACATTTACTCATTTGTGTTCCATTTGATACAAGGTCTCTTAGTTGAATTTTGATTGGAATGACGAGAAACAACATACACCCGTTTCATGTAAAGTTTTCACTGATACAACCATACTCTAATAGTTGAAAATGAAACGGTAAGGAAAATTTGTGTATTGAAGTGTTTGAAATGTGCTAGTAAAGTTTGCCTTATTTAGCTGAAGTTTCAAAAGCTAccgagaaaaagagagaacaaGATAGTTATTATGAAtttataagaagaaaaataaattaatcaaggaaaatGAGGAAGCTTAAACTCTGTTGTAGCCAACCGTCTTGCTGAACAGATTGCGGATGTACACCACTTGAAGAGCACTTGCAGCAGCAAACACAATGTACTCTGCAAGTGTGAAGTAGATCACACGTTTTTTGGTGCTAACATTTGCTGTTAAGGCCACAAAACCAAGATTACGTTAATTAAGAAAGAAACCACGATAATTAGAAAATTTAGGGTTGTTTAAatttgtgagagagagagcttgcaGAGGGGTAGATGAGGCTTACTATATCGATGCCTGGCATCTCGTGCTTTAAGGTACTTTTGCTCTGTTGTTATAGACTCCAATGCCTCCCTCAGCTCAGCAATCTTAATATTAAGAGGGTCCATATGTTCtgcaccaaaaataaaaaagacaaagatCATATGGTCTCCTAGTGTTCATATTTTTGCTACCAGGTTCAAAAAGCACGTTGAACTAACTGACCGTCTCTAGCCAAGTCATGTTCATTTGGGATGTGCCCAACATGAATGTAGAAAGATACAGTCTCCGGAGTTGAAACCGGATTGCGAAAACAGAACTTGTAGATTCCGCTCTGCGGCGCCTTGAACTCAAACTTATCCCCCGATGTTCCTTTTAGAGAGAACACTATGATACCTCTTGGAGTCATCGCCTGCATAAACCACGCAAAAGTTGCACATCCATTTGAAAACAAATcgtgcatttttttatttatatgaattcAATTATTATCTAACAGTCTTGATTTGATTCACAGTTTGACAACATAACATTAGATTATTTagtaattaaaatattgtGATTTTCCAATATAAAGTACATGCAAAATGCCCCATCATGGAATTTCAACAAACACATTAGAAGAAATTGATAGAAATGGGTGACAAGAAGCTTACGGTGAAATCGATACCGGGATGATCGGAGCTCCAAAAGATGTCATGGTCGATAGCAACAAAGTTTCCGGAGACGGTATCTCCCTCATACAAAACTTGCTCCGAGACACATTCCAAGTCTGTCACGGTGATTGAAAGAGCAGTAGCAAAATTCCCATTGCCAATGAGGCTCATAAGAAAACCATATGCTACGTAAATCTTCCCATACGAAAATCTCTTTCTTGTCTCCATTTTGATCTTTGCCCTGAAATTCAATTCACCATTGCACTGAATCttggaagaaagagagagagagagagagagagagagagagagagtgcgtGAGAGTGTTTGCGTGTGTTTCCTAAAATGTGAAATAAAAAAGGCTCAAATTTCGGTTAACTCGTTATGATCCGTGGGTTCCCTTCATGACTTCGATCGCTTCATATTTTGGTTGACCCATTGGGCTTTATTTTGGGCCTGGAACTTGGGCTTAGCTTCCTATCTCAttaacattattttttatttttttaaataaatttatttgctATGTCTCTCTGCTATGGTCAGTAACCGAAGCTCAGTGAGAACAGCAATGGAGGAATCTCTGCAAATTCAGAGGTTGGAGGAAGCTCCTTCGGCCAGAGACTTCGAGTCTCGGATCGAATCCACGAATGTTCCCGCTGtaattttcttgttatttCACATAATAAACTGCAAATTTCTTCGCGCCCTGCTTATTCACAAGCATTGCTGGCTCTCACTTGCTCCGCGTGTTCTTGCTTTATTCTTCTCAATAGGTTTTCAATGGCTGCGTTAAGGATTGGAAAGCTTTCTCCAAATGGAATCCATCGAATGGCGGCCTCGACTATTTGCaggtttctctgtttttttaagtttatttttcttcttcaagtcTGCTTCGTTTTCTAAATTTGAGTAAATTAGGAACTGCGTAGTTAAAATAGCTTTgttcgaaaaatcggcctagTTGGCGCCTAGGCGCTAGGCGGGtcgggtcctttttttttttcctgacttTAAAGAACCTCACgctgtctctctctcctctgagCCGTcgcctcctctctctttctctttctctctctaaggACAGACCACCACT
Proteins encoded in this window:
- the LOC18767428 gene encoding transmembrane emp24 domain-containing protein p24beta3, giving the protein METRKRFSYGKIYVAYGFLMSLIGNGNFATALSITVTDLECVSEQVLYEGDTVSGNFVAIDHDIFWSSDHPGIDFTAMTPRGIIVFSLKGTSGDKFEFKAPQSGIYKFCFRNPVSTPETVSFYIHVGHIPNEHDLARDEHMDPLNIKIAELREALESITTEQKYLKARDARHRYTNVSTKKRVIYFTLAEYIVFAAASALQVVYIRNLFSKTVGYNRV